The following proteins are co-located in the Robbsia betulipollinis genome:
- a CDS encoding acyl-CoA dehydrogenase family protein: MSETTCAHEAAPTAPHASAHPLISPLSARLGFAQAITDIGRTAAERELAHRLPHEEIAQLKALGFGALRLPDDAGGQGLSLTELFGVARDVAAADANVAHAFRNHLFLVESALRRADHPFHARVLTLARQHKTLGLSFTETDVPGAGARPSRVLTMLAWQDARGCYTGSGKKVYATGNLYSDAFVGTAVESRHGRTVQYVFDRGPGVGSDDDWDGFGQRLTGSGTARFEQVSIPAAQVFAVDPPPRDDAAPWGYTFHQVYLTNCIAGIVRRVLHDGVAVLQSRKRNFYHGDADLPADEPVLQALLGRIRAYAASVEATIDRAIAALQQAWDSHGTAGEYDAALAASFAAAEAKVVIDDLAPQIASWLIDLGSGSAVSRQAGLDRHWRNIKVIASHNPRLYKERLLGQNALHGRLPPTGAFF, from the coding sequence ATGTCCGAAACGACCTGTGCCCACGAAGCGGCGCCCACGGCGCCCCATGCGTCGGCCCACCCTCTGATTTCGCCGCTGTCGGCGCGCCTCGGTTTCGCGCAGGCGATCACCGATATCGGCAGGACGGCCGCCGAACGCGAACTCGCGCACCGCTTGCCGCACGAAGAAATCGCGCAGCTGAAGGCGCTCGGCTTCGGCGCGCTGCGCCTGCCCGACGACGCGGGCGGCCAGGGACTCTCGCTCACCGAGCTGTTCGGCGTGGCGCGCGATGTCGCCGCCGCGGATGCCAATGTCGCCCATGCGTTTCGCAATCACCTGTTTCTGGTGGAGAGCGCGCTGCGGCGCGCCGATCATCCGTTCCATGCGCGCGTGCTGACGCTGGCACGCCAGCATAAAACGCTGGGACTGAGCTTCACCGAAACCGATGTGCCCGGCGCCGGCGCGCGGCCCAGCCGCGTATTGACCATGCTCGCATGGCAGGACGCGCGCGGCTGCTACACCGGTTCCGGCAAGAAGGTCTACGCCACGGGCAATCTCTATAGCGATGCCTTCGTCGGCACGGCGGTGGAAAGTCGTCACGGACGGACCGTGCAATATGTGTTCGACCGCGGCCCGGGCGTGGGCAGCGACGACGATTGGGACGGTTTCGGTCAGCGTCTGACCGGCTCCGGTACCGCCAGGTTCGAGCAGGTGAGCATCCCGGCGGCGCAGGTGTTCGCGGTCGACCCGCCGCCACGCGACGACGCGGCACCCTGGGGCTATACGTTCCATCAGGTGTATCTGACGAACTGCATCGCGGGCATCGTGCGCCGGGTGCTGCACGATGGCGTCGCGGTCCTGCAATCGCGCAAGCGCAACTTCTACCATGGCGACGCCGACCTGCCCGCCGACGAGCCTGTACTGCAGGCGTTGCTGGGCCGCATCCGCGCCTATGCCGCGAGCGTGGAAGCGACGATCGACCGCGCGATCGCGGCGCTGCAGCAGGCGTGGGACAGCCACGGCACGGCAGGCGAATACGACGCCGCGCTCGCCGCGTCGTTTGCAGCGGCGGAGGCCAAGGTCGTCATCGACGATCTGGCGCCGCAGATCGCCAGCTGGCTCATCGATCTGGGCTCGGGCTCCGCCGTGTCGCGGCAGGCCGGGCTGGACCGCCACTGGCGCAATATCAAGGTCATCGCGTCGCACAATCCCCGGCTCTACAAGGAACGCCTGCTGGGTCAGAACGCGTTGCACGGGCGTCTTCCGCCCACCGGCGCGTTTTTCTGA
- a CDS encoding NtaA/DmoA family FMN-dependent monooxygenase (This protein belongs to a clade of FMN-dependent monooxygenases, within a broader family of flavin-dependent oxidoreductases, the luciferase-like monooxygenase (LMM) family, some of whose members use coenzyme F420 rather than FMN.) encodes MTASSKAPPIRLGVNVLASGRHDAAWKTFSDKRSLPTDIDHFVAIAQAAERGLFDAIFLADGPGGLVSEAYTRPWRALDPIVLVAHLAAHTRHVGLVCTTTSLFGHPHTIARQIASIDHLSHGRAAWNVITSQNPPALAAYGVDQGWDQAQRYQRAEEFVQIVTQFWDSVPDEAVVADPHSGVYLDPSRLRQLDFQGTHFTARGALSVPRTPQGRPVIFQAGQSTDSKAFGARYADALFTGQRVIEAARAFYGDVKALAQGYGRNPDHLLVMPGLFPILGSTDEEAHRHKRRLDDLLDAQALRTLLAHHLAVDVDALADLDAPIPYAQTQANEHLVPVASRWHRNEMLKEARRNDWNIRDLLFSNITGGHRVYTGTPEGFAGDMIHWVDSKGADGFNLNIDVQPTGLDLIADEVIPVLQKHGRYRHAYEGRTLRDNLGLPRFVADAAHPLASAA; translated from the coding sequence ATGACCGCATCGAGCAAAGCCCCCCCGATTCGCCTGGGTGTCAACGTTCTGGCGTCGGGGCGCCATGACGCCGCCTGGAAAACGTTCAGCGACAAACGCAGCCTGCCCACCGATATCGACCATTTCGTCGCGATCGCCCAGGCGGCGGAGCGCGGGCTCTTCGATGCGATCTTTCTGGCGGACGGCCCGGGCGGGCTGGTCTCCGAGGCGTACACGCGCCCCTGGCGCGCGCTGGACCCGATCGTGCTGGTCGCGCATCTGGCCGCGCACACCCGGCATGTGGGGCTGGTATGCACGACCACTTCGTTGTTCGGTCATCCGCACACGATCGCGCGGCAGATCGCGTCGATCGATCACCTGAGCCACGGCCGCGCCGCGTGGAACGTCATCACCTCGCAAAATCCGCCCGCGCTGGCCGCCTACGGCGTCGACCAGGGATGGGACCAGGCGCAGCGCTACCAGCGCGCCGAGGAATTCGTGCAGATCGTCACGCAATTCTGGGACAGCGTGCCGGACGAGGCGGTGGTCGCCGATCCGCACAGCGGCGTATATCTCGATCCGTCGCGCCTGCGACAACTGGATTTCCAGGGCACGCATTTCACCGCGCGCGGCGCCTTGTCCGTGCCGCGGACGCCGCAGGGGCGTCCGGTGATCTTTCAGGCGGGACAGTCCACCGACAGCAAGGCGTTCGGCGCGCGTTACGCGGATGCGCTGTTTACTGGGCAACGGGTTATCGAGGCGGCACGCGCCTTCTACGGGGATGTCAAAGCGCTGGCGCAAGGCTATGGCCGGAACCCGGACCATTTGCTGGTCATGCCCGGGCTGTTTCCCATTCTCGGATCGACCGACGAGGAGGCGCACCGCCACAAGCGGCGGCTCGACGACCTGCTCGACGCCCAGGCATTGCGAACGCTGCTCGCGCATCATCTGGCGGTGGACGTGGACGCGCTCGCCGATCTCGACGCGCCGATTCCGTATGCGCAGACGCAGGCGAACGAGCATCTGGTGCCCGTTGCATCGCGCTGGCACCGCAATGAAATGCTGAAAGAAGCGCGGCGCAACGACTGGAACATCCGCGACCTGCTGTTCTCGAACATCACCGGCGGCCACCGGGTCTACACCGGCACGCCGGAAGGCTTTGCCGGGGACATGATTCACTGGGTCGACAGCAAGGGCGCCGACGGTTTCAACCTGAACATCGACGTGCAACCGACGGGGCTCGACCTGATCGCCGACGAAGTGATCCCGGTGCTGCAAAAGCACGGACGGTACCGCCACGCATACGAAGGCCGGACCCTGCGCGACAATCTCGGCCTGCCGCGCTTCGTGGCGGATGCCGCCCATCCATTGGCCTCGGCGGCCTGA
- a CDS encoding NrtA/SsuA/CpmA family ABC transporter substrate-binding protein produces the protein MKESSMSRRALLRGAAGLLAGSAAQALLPARAAAPRTLTRNTDKVRIGWGQGGLSLVARQRGVFEKTLAARNIKVEWVGPFPNHAPSIQAVVGESADFGFWGSTTPALAGMLAGSPIVFNTFQVYAPRSTAIIAKKSSGIRSVADLVGRKVAVNRSGLGEFLLVAALEKHHIDKSKVEFVYLNPPDAAPAFAQGKVDAWSMWSPAVDISRFKDDAQDIFNEGRDMDFLVDYTSLVTRRKFTQENSALVRAVIDAYYTEGNWQSTHVAEAEQLAQQVGKYPDQVRDYLAGLKRVNTFHEPDDAAFMGQFQRAADWLSERRIIRSPIKVADYSVKV, from the coding sequence ATGAAGGAATCCTCAATGAGCCGCCGCGCGTTGCTGCGTGGCGCCGCGGGCTTGCTGGCGGGCTCGGCGGCCCAGGCGCTGCTGCCCGCCCGGGCCGCCGCGCCGCGCACACTGACGCGCAATACCGACAAGGTACGCATCGGCTGGGGCCAGGGGGGCTTGTCGCTGGTCGCCAGGCAACGCGGCGTTTTCGAGAAAACCCTGGCGGCCAGGAACATCAAGGTCGAGTGGGTGGGCCCGTTTCCGAACCATGCCCCGTCGATCCAGGCGGTGGTGGGCGAAAGCGCCGATTTCGGGTTCTGGGGGTCGACGACGCCCGCGCTGGCAGGCATGCTGGCCGGCTCGCCGATCGTTTTCAATACGTTCCAGGTCTATGCGCCGCGCTCCACCGCCATCATCGCGAAAAAGTCCAGCGGCATCCGTTCGGTCGCCGACCTGGTCGGACGCAAGGTCGCGGTCAATCGCTCGGGGCTGGGCGAGTTCCTGCTGGTCGCGGCGCTGGAAAAGCATCATATCGATAAAAGCAAGGTGGAATTCGTATATTTGAATCCGCCGGATGCCGCGCCTGCGTTCGCGCAGGGCAAGGTCGACGCGTGGTCGATGTGGTCGCCCGCGGTGGACATCTCGCGCTTCAAGGACGACGCGCAGGACATCTTCAACGAAGGGCGCGACATGGATTTTCTGGTGGATTACACGTCGCTGGTCACGCGCCGCAAGTTCACGCAGGAGAATTCCGCGCTGGTGCGCGCCGTGATCGATGCGTACTACACGGAAGGCAACTGGCAATCGACGCACGTCGCCGAGGCCGAACAGCTCGCGCAGCAGGTCGGCAAATATCCGGATCAGGTCCGTGACTATCTTGCCGGCCTGAAACGCGTCAACACGTTCCACGAACCCGACGACGCGGCGTTCATGGGGCAATTCCAGCGTGCGGCGGACTGGCTGTCGGAGCGCAGGATCATCCGCTCGCCGATCAAGGTCGCGGACTACAGCGTCAAGGTGTGA
- a CDS encoding ABC transporter ATP-binding protein, whose protein sequence is MSTPVLTAHDFARLNPVGERTRDGAGDTSLSVSVRGLRRRYGTRTVIDALDIDIHHNEFVALLGESGCGKTTLLRALAGLDRPDAGKIRGAARTSVVFQEHRLLPWARTWENVVLGHEKTIGRAGATRALAEVGLAGREEDWPRNLSGGQSQRVALARALIHEPGLLLLDEPFAALDALTRIKMHGLVKELVARHRPGVLLVTHDVSEAIALADRVLVMRAGRIDAAYRPADHTPQDLQHLLLEELGVQRH, encoded by the coding sequence ATGAGCACGCCGGTACTGACCGCACACGATTTTGCACGATTGAACCCCGTCGGCGAACGGACCCGCGACGGCGCCGGCGACACGTCCCTGTCGGTGTCCGTGCGCGGCCTGCGGCGCCGCTACGGTACCCGCACCGTGATCGACGCGCTGGATATCGACATCCACCACAATGAATTCGTCGCGCTGCTGGGGGAAAGCGGCTGCGGCAAGACCACCTTGCTGCGCGCGCTGGCGGGTCTCGATCGTCCCGACGCCGGGAAGATCCGCGGCGCGGCGCGCACGTCGGTGGTGTTCCAGGAGCACCGCCTGTTGCCCTGGGCCCGGACATGGGAAAACGTCGTGCTCGGCCATGAAAAAACGATCGGACGCGCGGGCGCGACGCGCGCACTCGCCGAGGTGGGCCTCGCGGGGCGGGAGGAAGACTGGCCCCGCAACCTCTCCGGCGGCCAGTCGCAACGCGTGGCCCTGGCGCGGGCATTGATCCACGAACCCGGTCTGCTGCTGCTGGACGAACCGTTCGCGGCGCTCGATGCCTTGACGCGAATCAAGATGCACGGTCTCGTCAAGGAACTGGTGGCACGCCATCGGCCCGGCGTGCTGCTGGTCACGCATGACGTGTCGGAGGCGATCGCGCTGGCCGATCGGGTCCTGGTGATGCGCGCGGGCCGGATCGACGCCGCCTATCGCCCTGCCGACCATACGCCGCAGGATCTGCAGCACCTGCTGCTCGAAGAACTGGGCGTGCAGCGTCACTGA
- a CDS encoding ABC transporter permease subunit, which produces MPDVGTCGASALRLPRISKRALYWWLSWAAPVALVLSWEALTRTGLISAQVLPAPSRMVETAWNLAKTGELFVDLGVSLLRALTGFVIGGAIGFVLGVAVGFSALAMALFDRSIQMVRAVPFLAMLPLVIVWFGVGESAKIFLVALAVVFPIYINTVLGIRQIDPKLMELAKVVGLSRSAVIRRIILPGAMPSILTGVRYALAHAWLALVIAETLATTKGIGFLAMDAREFLQTDVILLTIVIYAIIGIVADSLARLLESRLLGWHANFAKTERT; this is translated from the coding sequence ATGCCGGATGTCGGAACTTGCGGCGCGAGCGCGCTACGCCTGCCGCGCATCTCGAAACGCGCGCTGTATTGGTGGTTGTCGTGGGCCGCGCCGGTCGCGCTGGTCTTGTCGTGGGAAGCGCTGACGCGTACCGGCCTGATATCGGCGCAGGTGCTGCCGGCGCCGAGCCGCATGGTGGAGACGGCGTGGAACCTGGCGAAGACGGGCGAACTGTTCGTCGATCTCGGCGTCTCGCTGCTGCGCGCGCTGACCGGTTTCGTGATCGGCGGCGCGATCGGATTCGTGCTGGGCGTGGCCGTGGGTTTCTCCGCGCTGGCGATGGCGTTGTTCGACCGCTCGATCCAGATGGTCCGCGCGGTACCCTTCCTCGCCATGCTGCCGCTCGTGATCGTCTGGTTCGGCGTGGGCGAGAGCGCGAAGATTTTCCTGGTGGCGCTGGCCGTCGTGTTTCCGATCTATATCAACACGGTGCTGGGCATCCGTCAGATCGATCCCAAATTGATGGAGCTGGCGAAGGTCGTCGGATTGAGCCGGTCGGCCGTCATCCGGCGCATCATCCTGCCGGGAGCGATGCCCTCGATTCTGACGGGCGTGCGGTATGCGCTGGCCCACGCCTGGCTGGCGCTGGTGATCGCCGAAACGCTGGCGACCACGAAGGGCATCGGTTTCCTGGCGATGGATGCCCGCGAATTCCTGCAAACCGATGTGATCCTGTTGACGATCGTCATCTACGCGATCATCGGCATCGTCGCCGATTCGCTGGCCCGGCTGCTCGAGAGCCGGCTGCTGGGATGGCATGCGAATTTCGCGAAAACGGAGCGCACATGA
- a CDS encoding YbaK/EbsC family protein, which yields MSLQSVQTFLDEHARDIVILETPTSTATVAEAAQAHGVAPGQIAKTLALWLNDEVILLVMGGDARIDNRKYKERFGGKAKMLGADDVVAWTSHPVGGVCPFGLPGDLRIFTDVTLRAFDVVLPAAGAINAALRIAPDRLAQLVKAEWVDVAQDRAA from the coding sequence ATGAGCTTGCAATCGGTACAGACCTTCCTCGACGAACACGCGCGCGATATCGTCATTCTGGAGACGCCGACGAGCACGGCGACCGTGGCCGAAGCCGCGCAGGCCCATGGCGTGGCGCCCGGACAGATCGCGAAGACGCTCGCCTTGTGGCTGAACGACGAGGTCATCCTGCTGGTCATGGGCGGTGACGCCAGGATCGACAACCGCAAGTACAAGGAACGGTTCGGCGGCAAGGCGAAGATGCTGGGGGCCGACGACGTCGTCGCCTGGACCAGCCACCCCGTCGGGGGCGTCTGTCCCTTCGGTCTGCCGGGCGACCTGCGGATCTTCACGGACGTGACGCTGCGCGCGTTCGATGTCGTTCTGCCTGCGGCGGGCGCGATCAACGCGGCGCTGCGCATCGCGCCCGACCGGCTCGCGCAGCTCGTGAAAGCGGAATGGGTCGACGTCGCGCAAGACCGCGCCGCGTGA
- a CDS encoding DUF2809 domain-containing protein — protein MKTHFAHAAPAPRRRIRYFVYVLAVIALGLLSRRYAFVFPTHLAKYPGDALYALMLFFGWGMLCPSHSTRHIAFLALATSFAVEFGQLYRAPWIDAIRAQPLGHLVLGAGFSPRDLLAYIVGVGGGYAVEHLVRGPDARERRGAFPTL, from the coding sequence GTGAAAACGCACTTCGCGCACGCCGCCCCTGCGCCGCGCCGCCGGATCAGGTATTTTGTGTACGTGCTGGCCGTCATCGCGCTCGGTCTCCTGTCGCGGCGCTATGCATTCGTTTTTCCCACCCATCTCGCGAAGTACCCGGGCGACGCGTTGTACGCGTTGATGCTGTTTTTCGGCTGGGGCATGCTGTGCCCGTCGCACTCCACGCGGCACATCGCGTTCCTCGCGCTCGCCACCTCGTTCGCCGTGGAGTTCGGTCAGTTGTATCGCGCGCCCTGGATCGATGCCATCCGTGCGCAGCCATTGGGGCATCTTGTATTGGGGGCCGGATTTTCGCCCCGCGACCTGCTTGCCTACATCGTCGGCGTCGGCGGCGGCTACGCCGTCGAGCACCTGGTACGCGGCCCGGATGCCCGTGAACGCCGTGGCGCCTTCCCTACCCTATGA
- a CDS encoding ABC transporter substrate-binding protein, with protein sequence MKANVFAWSAALAMLSAATLGGCSRSDTGNADTGNAGDGAARKAAPAASAQVATHPGTPVSGGALTWGVTTEPACFDPHRSSQQNAFWIIRNFVDSLISKRTDGRFAPWLATSWETSADGIAYTFHLRDDVTFTDGTPFDAAAVKANFDYILANVSTTSASASLLAHFDHAEVVSPHAVRLVMKSPDSTLLESLSSVKLGFLSPKSLAQNPDLCAGGAALVGTGPFVFQNYQRGQAARFARNPHYRWAPGNAAHQGPAYLDAVSYRFLPEAAVRTGALSSGQVDLIEGVQPTDAPLFDHVDGFAYLSGPSATTSFTLNVNYTRAPADDVRVRRALRDGFDLDAIVRSVYLGTVRRAWSNIGPDNPDTNKALAGTWGNRVAAANALLDEAGWTQRDPQGFRTRNGRRLFIEVQYPQPYIRDSRDVLIRAVQSALRQNLGLDLGLRITTAGEFASQKASGDWQIYPNTDNPSDTAMELWDMLGDKGFLYGAIPHPDARIVADIDRARTLPVGEERRRLLDDIQKQAVDQAFIVPLFAPAYHLASRIGIHGVGFEPQLDGPASAYDIWMDGGGH encoded by the coding sequence ATGAAGGCAAACGTTTTCGCATGGAGCGCCGCGCTCGCCATGTTGAGTGCCGCAACGCTGGGAGGGTGCTCCCGCTCGGACACCGGGAATGCCGACACCGGCAACGCCGGCGATGGCGCCGCGCGAAAGGCGGCACCGGCAGCGTCCGCGCAGGTCGCGACCCACCCCGGCACGCCGGTTTCCGGCGGGGCCCTTACCTGGGGCGTGACCACCGAGCCCGCCTGCTTCGATCCCCATCGCTCCTCGCAACAGAACGCTTTCTGGATCATCCGCAATTTCGTCGATTCACTCATCAGCAAGCGCACCGACGGTCGGTTCGCGCCTTGGCTGGCGACGTCCTGGGAGACGTCCGCCGACGGCATCGCCTATACCTTCCATCTGCGCGACGATGTCACGTTCACCGACGGCACCCCTTTCGACGCGGCGGCGGTCAAGGCGAACTTCGATTACATCCTCGCCAATGTGAGCACAACCTCGGCGTCTGCGTCCCTGCTCGCGCATTTCGACCATGCCGAGGTAGTGTCGCCCCATGCGGTGCGCCTCGTCATGAAATCGCCCGACTCGACGCTGCTGGAGTCGTTGTCGAGCGTCAAGCTGGGGTTTCTGTCGCCGAAATCGCTGGCGCAGAACCCGGATCTTTGCGCGGGCGGCGCCGCCCTCGTCGGCACCGGGCCGTTCGTGTTCCAGAATTATCAGCGCGGGCAGGCCGCGCGTTTCGCCCGCAATCCGCATTATCGGTGGGCGCCCGGCAATGCCGCGCACCAGGGGCCGGCCTACCTCGACGCGGTGAGCTATCGTTTTCTGCCCGAGGCGGCGGTGCGCACCGGCGCGCTCAGCTCGGGGCAGGTCGACCTGATCGAGGGCGTACAGCCGACCGACGCGCCCCTGTTCGACCACGTCGACGGTTTCGCCTATCTGAGCGGACCGTCGGCGACGACGTCTTTCACGCTGAACGTGAACTACACGCGCGCACCGGCGGACGACGTCCGGGTACGGCGCGCGCTGCGCGACGGTTTCGATCTCGACGCCATCGTCAGGAGCGTGTATCTGGGAACGGTCCGGCGCGCATGGTCGAACATCGGACCGGACAATCCGGATACCAATAAAGCACTCGCGGGAACGTGGGGCAACCGCGTCGCCGCGGCGAATGCGCTGCTTGACGAGGCGGGCTGGACGCAGCGCGACCCGCAGGGCTTCCGCACGCGCAACGGCAGGCGGCTCTTCATCGAGGTGCAATACCCGCAGCCCTATATCCGCGACAGCCGCGACGTACTGATCCGGGCGGTGCAATCGGCACTGCGCCAGAATCTCGGACTCGATCTGGGCCTGCGCATCACGACGGCCGGCGAGTTCGCCAGCCAGAAGGCGAGCGGCGACTGGCAGATCTACCCGAATACGGACAATCCGTCGGATACGGCGATGGAGCTGTGGGACATGCTCGGCGACAAGGGGTTTCTCTATGGCGCGATACCGCATCCGGACGCGCGCATCGTCGCCGATATCGACCGCGCGCGGACATTGCCCGTCGGCGAGGAACGCCGCCGCCTGCTCGACGACATCCAGAAACAGGCGGTCGACCAAGCCTTCATCGTGCCGCTGTTCGCGCCGGCGTACCACCTCGCCAGCCGCATCGGCATACACGGCGTCGGTTTCGAGCCGCAGCTCGACGGCCCCGCCAGCGCCTACGACATCTGGATGGACGGCGGGGGCCACTGA